The Branchiostoma lanceolatum isolate klBraLanc5 chromosome 3, klBraLanc5.hap2, whole genome shotgun sequence DNA segment TAGCTGCAGTTCAAGCTAGCTGCACTACAAGTTAGCCACACTACAAGCTAGTGGCACTACAGCTATCCCCACTACAACTTATGACCTAGCCATACTACAAGTTAGACAAACTACAAGCCAGCCCCATTACAAGCTAGCCGCACTACAAGCTAGCCGCACTACAAGCCAGCCGCAATACAAGCCAGCCGCACTACAAGCTAGCCGCACTACAAGCTAGCCGCACCACAAGCTAGCCACACCACAAGCCAGCCGCATTACAAGCTAGCCGCACCACAAGCTAGCCACACCACAAGCTAGCCGCACCACAAGCTAGCCGCACTACAAGCCAGCCGCACTACAAGCCAGCCGCATTACGAGCGAGCCACACCACAAGCTAGCCCCATTAGAAGCTAGCCGCACTACAAGCCAGCGGCACTACAAGCCCGCCGCACTACAAGCCAGCCGCACTACAAGCCAGCCGCACTACAAGCTAGCCGCATTACGAGCGAGCCACACTAGCCACATCTCACCTGCCAGAACCATGTCCCCTGTAGCAGCGTGAATGCTGTTCTGATCATGGGCAGCAGTAAGGTTTCTGGGCTCCATGCCTCCAGGCTGCTCACGAACACACTTGGGGCTACGGCCAGCAGCAGCAACTTGTGGAGACGGACGTCCAGGTCGGCACGGCCGTGGAGGTGGTAGAAGAACAGCATCCCTTCCACTGCCAAGGCCAAGGACATAGAGAGGTGGTCTATCCCGCTCGGCACAGGCGCCTTTAAGGCGATCAGAACGTCGCAGAAGCCGTTGAGGGCGAAGAAAAGGTACATGGTGGTGTGTTGCCAGTTGCCCAGGAGGTGGAACTGACCAGTGATTGGATCGATCAGTGTCCAGTGGGCGGCGATCTGCTCACATAACAGCCCTGCAACAGTCATGTTGGTCATAAAGAAGGAACAAAAGCCTCCTACTCTATAGTCTTTTAAAACTTACAGTCCTTCTATTATTAATCTCAGGGAAAATTTAGAACAAATGTTGAAAAGAGGAATAACCTTTAATGCATGGCCTTATTATTTTCCAAATTTGGAAAGAAGACTATGAACAGAATATATGTTTCTACCATACCACATTCCCTAGCACTATTTAAGGAGTACAAATGTGATGTCATAATATAAAGTAAAGTCATTGTGCCATACTAATGCATCTAAAACCTGGGACTTCTTTACAATACAAATCAGCTTTATTTTGGCCCGGACTACCGGACGAGTTGAATACATTATCTGCTGGTCATCTTTTAGCTGCAAATAAACCCTTGAAATCTGGTAATGACAGAAAGAAGCTATCATAAAATTATGGACACATCAGGCAAAATTGTGTTCTGCTTTTGGTGCCCCAAAATTGTACAATAACATTGAATAAGTGAACAACTGCAGATGCATAACTGATACATTTTTGGTACCTGCTAATGCGAATATGATCTTGCACAGTCCTTCCACCGGAACCCTGCTCAGGAAGCGGCACACCAGCGGAGCGTTCTTGCAGCACACCGTGGAGCTAGACTTCCGGCCTCCCATCCGACTGGCCCACCTGACGGAGTACCTGATGGTCCACCAAATTGCGAAcaacaagaagaagctgccTGGTGCAGCATGACCCACTAAATTACCCATGGTTGTCTGGGGGGAAATAGAGAAGGTTGGCACAGATAAGTTTGGTCACTAAATCATTGTAGAGGCACTAAATGTAAGATCACCTAATTTCTCACTATAAACTACAAGGACACTGATGTCTATGAGTCGTAGACATCAGTATCCTTGTAGTTTAAGTGTTTGACTCAGAATTGAGGTAATGGGTTTATTTTGAAGTCCCAGAATATTTTTTGCCCCTAGTGAAAGGAATGGAAAGTAATGAACATGTGACGTCAAGTCTCATAATTCAGTCAGGTACCCAGAGACCATCAGTTTAATatctagagttccacaacctcataccttggccaaatgatgttaacctttttaaCACAGGTATTCTATAAgttttcatttattatgcaaataaggtcccaAGAAATTACATCAATTGGTGATCCTTTCTACCCAAATAGTTCACAAGTTGccgaaagtatgaaagtctttccTAGAACAAGTCAGGAATGGAACTGCCTACTAGTACCTGCCAGCTTAGTGACATCAAGCTCAGTCAATCAGTTCAAGGCGGGGTTGGCCCAGCACATGGGCCTCCCCACCCCCAGTAGTTGCATATAAATTCATAATAGCTAAGGCGGACATCACAgtacttttttatttttattctgttcatgttgttgtttctctTGTTACCGTTAGCGTTAGTTAAGCTTTAATTTTTGCACTTTTTGtggagcaccaccaccaccaccaccggccgcctTAGGCGTGCACCCTGGGCATGATACCCACACCGTTTTTTCCCCTTACCCCACCCAGTAATATATAtagagatatagatatagaaagTCACAGTGTTACGGTCTCTGTTACCTAAGCAAACAATTCTATTGcagcattttctcattgattatacagaGTTAGCCTTGATTTGCTTGATTCATGTCTAATGACGTTCACTTAAGCTTCTAGTTTACTTCCAAATGCCTTATGTATGAAATTCCCGTTATTGAGCACTAGTGGCACATTGGGCAGCAACTttcattgctgtttcagtagcagagtaGTCATGTATTTTTACagtaacatgcttgaggtgtgagACCGTGCACTTAGCTATCTACTTCTTAgtttctgactggctgtccGTTAAGCCACCAGTGTTTCCATTTAACGTTATcaatatctaacgttatatttaacctccttgcattatGTGACTGTTTGAAAAATCAAGATCATATTGTATTACTTTGGGTGGCTTACTAGTACTCCTCTGGCATATCATtttatctatttggccaatgtctactatttttccagaaatctatggagtctggtagagagtaTAGACTAGACTAGTATTATGCTAGACCTGTtccggtggggggggggggggtattctgTTTCAGACTCATTAGACCGTAACAATGGGGTCAACCGCACTAATTAACTTAATCACTTAATTTAACGGAACCATGATTGGAAGACCACTAGATTCTAGAAGATTCTGGAGGAGACCCGACCTCCCCATGATCGCATCAGCTGATAAAGTCAAAATTGACCGTAAGGCCAAGGGCGCAAGTTCTCCGATCCCCATTCATAAATCTCTGATTGTTTCATAAATAACGTTTCAGGACGATAGAAATTTTGCTCACCTTTTGGTTGCTCACCAGGTCACGATCTCCTTTCCATACGCCACAAAATCAGTTCAAGTTTTCCTACCTATCTAAATATAAATCAGTGAGTGCGCGTAGAACTGCACGTAAGCACTAGCTTAGATCCTAGTAACTATTTAACGTCACACCTGGAGACACACCTTTACGTGTGTAGCAGCCCGTGTGTACGTACCGCCTGGCACCCGCACGACCCGGAAGTACTAACTTTTACCATGTGACCGGGATATTACATTGGAAGTCAGAGGGGTGGTTACTACTTCTTTGACTATTAAAACCTTGTCTTCTTTGCATTGTGGAGAGTTTTTCAGCCGTGTCCATTTATATTTTTAAGAAGAAAAGCTCTAAAATAATCTTAGTTTTCACATGCTTGTCGAAGTTCGTAAACGATGGGAAACAATTttgtatgtaatatatggaaAACTGGGTTATACTCATAGCTTTTCAGTAGGTATCTTTGACATGTTTGATAATAGATTGGGCAAACGGCCCGTTTATAAAACATTGACATTCCAAAAAGTCAAGCGGAACTCCGTATGAAAACTACCTTCGATCGTTTTTTTGCAATACAAAGACCTGAGTGACGTAATGTGTGTGTAAACATATGCATGTATCAAAAGTAGTAAACACTTTCTGTATTAAACCATATTTGCGGTATGTCTTACCACAACGACTGGCATCGCTTCagagtagcctgggtgccatcctatttctaccggggctcctacactcgctaccctaaaaaaaagcctgggtgccatcctatttctaccggggctcctacacagtcgctaccctaaaaaaatatttgtagggtagcgagtgtaggagccccggtagaaataggatggcacccaggctagcttcAGAGTTGATCTGTGGCGGCAAATACCAGAAATGCTTGCAACAGGTCTTTTGTGATGCCGTTTGTAGAGCTGCGCTACGTAACCACTTTTGACAGCACTACTAGTTTACCGCAAGTATaacacctgggccctacatggccaagaaccgctAGACTGAGAGGAAAGcctggagtctgacaagggaggggttcttCCAAAGGAGCGAtaacaccctggaatgatgatgatgatgacagtacAGTTGTCAAAAGTGGCTATGTAGCAATGCCTGACTGAATTGCGTAAGAAACCAACTGTTGTAAAAAGAAGATGCTAAAAGATGTGTAAGGCATCACGTGTGCTCTGCAGAGTAGTGAAGTAGGCATTGATTTTCGGACCCTTTCTTATGTGGATTTCTTTTTATGCCacttctaacgttacattctcgTCAGTTATCAATAGTACATTCTTCATAGCCGCAAGTTGTCCGCTGGGGAACTGTGCTCGTCGGACTAAGTGCTCAAATCTCACTATTAGTATAGTGCATGCCTTTCTACTTCACTGCGctagatccttacatctgcttgggaaTTAGAACAGCCATGTATTCTTATCTTTACAACCTTTCAGTCCGATGATTGGGTCGCTTGAGGTCCGCCCCCGAGATTTACTAAATCGCAGCACATAGTGTGTTTTCCAGACGGGGTCAGACAGTGTCAACCTCAAGCCTGTCTGTATTTATCACCAATATGGTTTTGTAGTCTGACGTCAATAGTTGGCAACCCTTTGCAGCTGCAAAGCCCTTTTCAACGATGCCCTCGTAAAATATGTGTCCGTAATTTTAGCGTTCGTCTTGAGTCATCGCACCAGAGGGACCAAGCTTTGGCATCAAGCCAAGATTCTTCATCCAAGACATAACTTAGCTACGCCCGTGGGCAGTTCTACGGACGACGAACAACGCCCTTGCATTTCCTGCAGTTCCAGTCCCTCGATACCCTCCGCTGGTCAAGTTGTTGACAGGGGTATCGGCCACTGAGAGAGTCGTGCCGGTTTGCCCGTACGAAGAAGGGCCCGCAATGGCTCCGGCAAAGACGACTTCGATACAGGTCCAGATCAACGCCGCTCAGAATCTACAGAACACCGACACCTTCGGCAAAAGTGATCCGTACTGCGAGATCGAATACAAAGGTATTATCAAGTGAACGCCGTGATTTTATGAAGTGTTTTGAGGGGAGGGGCGGGGTAGTATTGCTATGGACGGAGGCCTGTATACGAAGAGGTCATGGCTAACGGGTGTAAAACAACCGGACTCAAGTCGGTTGTATCGATTCAGCGTAATCATACGGTGTATATTGGTGTTCAGTCGCTCAATATCAACAGTGAATGGGGAGGGGCTTCGTACTGACGGATGCATATCTCATTCTCACCCTATGAACCTTTCCATTCCATTCACGTTCAACTCCAGTGACGTACGCCCGGCGTCCTTAGCTACGTACAGTTCAGTTTCACGTATCGATAATGATCGATATATGATTGCCGTGTGAACTCGAAGTCACACGCTGTGGGCCCGCCCATTCTAATGAATTCTTCATGCTGAGCCTGTCCTTGGTAAAACCAACACACATGTCACGCTGGTGCCGTTTGTTTCTTGTCACTACGAAATGACAGCCGCTGCGCTTCATTTAGGATGGTAATATGGCACAGCAATGGCGCGAgatatgtatgtgtacatgttccGTACATTtatcatgtacatacatacagggAGAGATGTGTCACTTAACTATGCAGTCATATACAAGCtgcattgtttgtttcatgCCTTGTTTCATGCAATTATCCCCCGGGCAAGGTTTATTATTTATAACAACCCTGCGATAAACCCTAGACCTTGGGAAGGTGGGGGAGGGATAACTAGTTCTTCCACGTAAATCAAAATGTGGACAGGCACTAACGTTACATCCTGACAAATAGCCTACCAATGCAGCCTCTGTGCTATGAGCAGCACGTCACATGTTAGGGGCTACTTCTATTAGAAGTAACAGAAATTCTATTTGCGTTCTTGTCGCAATCAATTGTCCAAGCAATGAAAGAGAGCTCTAATTGTTACTCTGTTGATTATTCTTTATAAGCAAGTATACTTTCTACGCCATCTCCAGAAAAAAGTGTGGATAGAATAGGTTGTACGAGGCAAATACATAACTTTATTAGGGGGGTACATAATGCGGTAATAACGTGTTACGTTTACGATGCTGTCCAGGTAAGCAGTATGAACATTGTCAAAAATGCGGCTACCATTTCCCATTTTACCCGTCATATAGCTTTTTTTCAGGTTTCCTATGtagcttttcttttcttcatttccATGGCGTGCTATTTGTTCTCCGTGTCTCATAATCGCCCACACAACCACCCGGCTGTATGGCATACCAGGCCGTTGCCGTAGTCGTTTGTACCGAATGTCTACTATGCCATTGCGGTTCAAGTGCAAGCTTAGTGCCAACCGTCACGCATTTTTCGTCAAGGCTGGGTGTGTTTGTTATTGAACAGCAGTGGACTGAGAGAGAACAAGTTGCGACAAACGTACGTTTTGATAAATCATATTCAAAGTTCGAACGTGCCACTCATCATCAACAGTGTCATTGCGCCTTTTCCGTAGCTCCATTCACAAAGAACCGAGTATTCCTGGCTGCGCGTATCAAGTTTTAACACTGCGGGTCGGATAGATGCACTATAAAAACTGTCCAATTTTTCAGCCATTCTGTCCTATTAAATTCTATATACTGTATTACGATATCGTCGACCTAGACAAGATGTACTAAAGCACTCGTCTTTCCTCTTGAGGTCGCTAGGAGCGCTGTTTAATCATCAGGGTACGGTATTGTGTGTTGACCCCAGTTCTAATCTACTAGCAGATCTTCGAAGGGAAAATCGTAGCGTATTCTGGTCCCCCCCTTTTTCTGACGACCGACGctaacattttcttcttcgtgACATAATGTTCAAATACTGAGACTATTTTAGTACATTACTTTATAAATTGATAGAAACTTACCTATATGTGGTAGCAATCAGTTGACCTCGCTCTGTATGGTCACTCATGGGTTAAAATATTGACTTGTCAAAGGGGGTTAAGCCTTAGATATCTAACCTTTTCGCCACAGGCGGAAACCGGAGTCTGAAACACGCCCTTCCGTGCAGCCTGGTAACAACGTGGTAACGCTGAGACTAGTCATGCGCGCCTACGCCCATCTTCTCTTCCGTCCTTGTGGtttatagtctccaagcagatataaggaAGAAGGGTCATCTCCAATCAGAGATGAAATTCGGACCATGCACGGCAAAGACGTAACAATATGCATAAAATAAGCCGGACCCTACATTCTTAGATCATAGACATACAGGATACAGGTCCCTCTCCCGTGCCaggaaaaagaagaggaaattAGAATAGTGCCAGCCGACTTAGTAGGCGCTACGAGGCTAGAAAAGAAGTGTCACGATTCTCACAATatccacatatatatatgtatatgaatattgtCTTGCATACCActgatagatctacttggagattaggcagcctccaccaggccatcTTATAGTTATGGGGGTATGAATCGTCGctgaattcggcagaaaaaggaataattagccagtagagtcagtccacgttGAAGAACACATTTCGCCCGAGtaggacggagcctgcaaatgaaaccctgcaAATATCCTCCCtctagccggcgtagttagtctggtagacacGTACTAGAGATTAGGGCTCCTACACTGTAATCTCTAAACAAATATTGGAAGCAAAATCTGTTacaccaaggacatcatataatgtccttgttacaccaaggaggtttaatatagattaaacctccttggttacactaACTTCTTCTTATTTCTTTCTGCTTAGCCCCGTAAAAAAGAGATTACTAGCAGTTTACGCAGATGATAATAtaaacaaagggaaaataaagTTAAAGCAAGTGCAAAGACAATTTGGAAGgcagcctctactaggctcaaCAGGTTGCTAGaaaaaaatggccaaatagacagatatacTCGTCTCCAGAGGAGTTAGCTacccagggagtacagtttgcgacctaggtatatctgtctatttgtcaaatttctaccatatttttctagcgacctgtggagcctggtagaggctaacagaTAGGTAATTTGTAACGGAAACGGTGAGCTCGGAAAGGGTTACGATGtggccttccaacatctgcttggagataatcaTACTCTACAGCCCCGACAGGAACCAAGGGGATGGCAACCAggcaacatctgcttagagatttaATAGCCTTTTATGACTCTGCAAGAAGTAGATGATCATTGGTCATTATTACTGCACGAATTCATAGTCATCATGC contains these protein-coding regions:
- the LOC136430469 gene encoding transmembrane protein 45B-like, which produces MGNLVGHAAPGSFFLLFAIWWTIRYSVRWASRMGGRKSSSTVCCKNAPLVCRFLSRVPVEGLCKIIFALAGLLCEQIAAHWTLIDPITGQFHLLGNWQHTTMYLFFALNGFCDVLIALKAPVPSGIDHLSMSLALAVEGMLFFYHLHGRADLDVRLHKLLLLAVAPSVFVSSLEAWSPETLLLPMIRTAFTLLQGTWFWQVGFILYPPFPGHEWDQDSHENMMFVSMAFCWHILGILLFMSVVYTVVYHIYQAKEKQLGTDLELGPLSSHMLQTHSDSDLD